A genomic segment from Thermoanaerobaculales bacterium encodes:
- the rplB gene encoding 50S ribosomal protein L2 — protein sequence MGTRGYKPTSPGRRFVTGSDFAEITETRPLKKLTKGKTRSSGRNSDGHITSRHRGGGHKRRLRTIDFRRDKVDVPGRVATIEYDPNRSANIALLHYADGEKRYILAPAGVNPGDTVISGTKVDVRSGNAMPIGNIPLGTLVHNLELKPGKGGQMVRSAGTSAQIMAKEGKYTTVRMPSGEMRMVLSVCMATIGQVGNAEQSNIKIGKAGRSRWLNVRPQTRGTAMNPVDHPHGGGEGRNKGRHPVSPWGWPTKGAKTRGKQASDRLIVARRRK from the coding sequence ATGGGCACCCGCGGCTACAAACCGACGTCCCCCGGTCGCAGGTTCGTGACCGGATCGGACTTCGCCGAGATCACCGAGACTCGGCCGCTGAAGAAGCTGACCAAGGGCAAGACCCGGTCATCGGGCCGCAACTCGGACGGCCACATCACCTCCCGGCATCGCGGCGGCGGCCACAAGCGCCGCCTGCGGACCATCGACTTCCGGCGCGACAAGGTCGACGTGCCGGGCCGGGTGGCGACGATCGAGTACGACCCCAACCGGTCCGCCAACATCGCCCTGCTGCACTACGCGGACGGCGAGAAGCGCTACATCCTGGCGCCGGCCGGGGTCAACCCGGGCGACACCGTGATCTCCGGGACCAAGGTCGACGTGCGGTCGGGCAACGCGATGCCGATCGGCAACATCCCGCTCGGCACGCTGGTCCACAACCTGGAGCTCAAGCCCGGCAAGGGCGGCCAGATGGTGCGGTCGGCCGGGACCTCGGCCCAGATCATGGCCAAGGAAGGCAAGTACACCACCGTCCGCATGCCCTCGGGCGAAATGCGGATGGTGCTGTCGGTCTGCATGGCGACGATCGGGCAGGTCGGCAACGCCGAGCAGAGCAACATCAAGATCGGCAAGGCGGGGCGCTCGCGCTGGCTCAACGTCCGGCCGCAGACCCGCGGCACCGCCATGAACCCGGTCGACCACCCGCACGGCGGCGGCGAGGGGCGCAACAAGGGACGCCACCCGGTGTCGCCCTGGGGATGGCCGACCAAGGGCGCCAAGACCCGCGGCAAGCAGGCCTCCGACCGCCTGATCGTCGCCCGGCGCCGGAAGTAG
- the rplW gene encoding 50S ribosomal protein L23 gives MKPREIILRPLITEKTTVMQERENTVCFEVNRRANKIQVRKAVEELFDVRVTDVNIVNRKGKPMMRYGRVVSHRPATRKAYVTLAPGSKTLEFFEGI, from the coding sequence ATGAAGCCGCGCGAGATCATCCTGCGGCCGCTCATCACCGAGAAGACGACGGTGATGCAGGAGCGCGAGAACACGGTCTGCTTCGAGGTCAACCGGCGCGCCAACAAGATCCAGGTGCGCAAGGCCGTCGAGGAGCTGTTCGACGTCCGCGTCACCGACGTCAACATCGTCAACCGCAAGGGCAAGCCGATGATGCGGTACGGCCGCGTCGTCTCGCACCGCCCGGCAACCCGCAAGGCGTACGTGACGCTCGCCCCGGGGTCGAAGACGCTCGAGTTCTTCGAGGGAATCTGA
- the rplD gene encoding 50S ribosomal protein L4, whose translation MKIDVRNWDNEVVGAIELPDGLFARDVSQHLVWEVVRAYLDGQRRGTHKVKGRGEVAGTGVKPWKQKHTGRARAGSRRSPLWRHGGTVHGPVPRSYAKKVNRKARRAALYGVLSQRAAEGRLVVLDTLELDEPRTKGFVDRLARLGIAGETVLLVDGLENLNLHLASRNRPNVTMLDAASLNAYEVLNHRWIVASEPAVKTLAEVQP comes from the coding sequence ATGAAGATCGACGTCAGGAACTGGGACAACGAGGTCGTCGGGGCGATCGAGCTCCCGGACGGGCTGTTCGCGCGCGACGTGAGCCAGCACCTGGTCTGGGAGGTGGTTCGCGCCTACCTCGACGGCCAGCGCCGGGGCACCCACAAGGTCAAGGGCCGCGGCGAGGTGGCCGGGACCGGGGTCAAGCCCTGGAAGCAGAAGCACACCGGGCGCGCGCGCGCCGGCTCCCGCCGGTCGCCGCTGTGGCGGCACGGCGGCACCGTGCACGGGCCGGTGCCCCGCTCCTATGCCAAGAAGGTCAACCGCAAGGCGCGCCGGGCCGCGCTCTACGGCGTGCTGTCGCAGCGGGCCGCCGAGGGGCGCCTGGTCGTGCTCGACACGCTCGAGCTCGACGAGCCGAGGACCAAGGGCTTCGTTGACCGGCTGGCGCGGCTCGGCATCGCCGGCGAGACGGTGCTGCTGGTCGACGGGCTCGAGAACCTCAACCTCCACCTGGCGAGCCGCAACCGGCCGAACGTGACGATGCTCGACGCGGCCTCGCTCAATGCCTACGAGGTCCTCAACCACCGCTGGATCGTCGCTTCCGAGCCGGCCGTGAAGACGCTGGCGGAGGTGCAGCCATGA